AAGTGGAGTACAACACTTCTTtttggacttgggttttattcaaGACTTCCCAATAATAGCATGGCTACAACAAAGAGCACAGACTCtcacacacaaacaaacaaaatgtaaaagttaAAAATGAATACACAAGTAAATTTGAGGTTTCTGAAGTAGCATAGAGCCCTCAAATTTTGAGACACTACAACCATTGATGGTCAAGCTCTTCATCCATGTTTTAGGAAAATTTTCATACTAGCCTATATATCTTCTGCACACTACAACAAATTCTAGAGTTTCACAGGCACAAGAAAAAAGAATTCaataaaatgaattatataCATCATTGATTAATGAAAGAATTGACCTCATAAACAAAAATGTTTTTTGAATGCAATACTCATTTACAGTTGAAATAGCCATCTTCAATTGGCCATGACTTTCTAATGTATACAAATGTTCCTAGAAGAATTTGAGTTTCAATATGGTGTTCACCATCAACCTACGATATTGAACGATTAAGTTATTATTGCAACGACGAAACTGAGATTTCTAACCTAATTGCTTGCTTGCTGCATTCTCTACATTTCTAGATGTTGGATGCCACTTTCGTGCTGGGAGAGTTTACACTTTTGAAGCGGAGTTTAGGATGCACCATACATTAAGCAATGAGTAGGAACCATCATCACCGTCTCCCTCCATCTCATCTGCAAATACGAGCCAATGTTAGACTAGGACATGACCAATATAGGTGAATGTCAACATAAGTTGTTTATGTAATAAGTTTAGCAAATGAAAGTAGAATGATTGAGCAACGAAAACGAAAAGGGCGATCCGAACTCACCTAGAATCATTAAAGGACTCCTAAATCAACCATAGAATAATAGGAACTCCACTCCATGTAAGAGTTGTAAACCTTctgaaagaaacaaaaaaattatctttTCCTTTGCCAGAGGGATGGAAATTCGTGTTTTTTAGGAGAAAATGACATACTTGTTGAGAGCAGCAGCTAATCTCGAGGTCCAACACAAGATCCAAATGAGCAGAAGAAGCTAAATTTGATAACCATGTGCATATGGAAGCATTTCTTCAACCTCAACTCTTGCGCTCGAATAAGCCATGTTTTTCTTGATGCGGTTGCGATTGATGGACTCCACTTCTGCTATAAATATACTGTAAACTGGTCTGTGATCAGAGAACCTAGACTCCCCACGAACATATGATAGTTGTTGGAGGCCACGGCCATGCCATAATATACGATCACACCAAGCTGGTGTTCTACGTTTCTCTTTTGGATGCATATCTTCACCTGCATACCGGTCAGAATTGTTTGAATATTTGTATGTAGGGGGGAAATATATCCTCCCTTCGTTCCATCCGGTAAAGACTCTCCCATGTCGCTGCTCAACACAAAGCTGTTTTGAAGCACTGAAATCAATCATTATAATGTTTTATAGGTAAAATGGAAGCTTTGCTGAAGTTATAGTTTGCTTGCCTGGTCATTATCTAACAAAACTCTCCAGTTCCTCATCTCAACAAGAGCTTTTGCACATCGGTAAGAAAGGGCTATTCGGTAATTCAAGTCCCCAAGCCATATTATTCGACTGGAAAAGGtttttcaaaatcaaatcaagaaTGAAAAAGGAATTAAAAACTTAGTCTTGAAAAATATATGAACTTACTCATGCTCAAGAATTGTTTGAGGAGAGTTCTCATCACCAATGCCATGAACTCGTGGGAACCGTGTTTTCCTCAGAATCTCCATGACATCGGAATTCCTCCTCAGCTCGTCACCATCCTTTTCTCCAGAGGTCAAATGGCTACAAATGAAGCAGAAGCTTGTTTGGTGCAAAGACAAGCTAATAGATATCGAACCCTGCCAAAACACACAATAAGACTTTGCCTTTTCCTTTAACTACAAAAGTAGTCTCATTCTTGAATTCAAGAACCATACCTTGTTTCCAAGATACCCCATCAAGCCTCTACCGACACACGAAACCTTCAGATTCCGTACTGCGTCTCTTAGATCCCTCTTGACCCAAACGGTGAGAAAAATCCCCACCATCTGCTTGCTTGCAACCAAGCAATACCTCGACTGAACAGGACCCCTGTCTCTATCCTCCATAGAAGCAGAACCATTGTATGGAACGGGCGAGGAATAAGTGCAATGAGACTCACTCAATCCGTTATTATCATCATCTGAGGAGCAATCCCACCTCCCATTAGAATTGTAACTGTAATCACTTGGCCTACTACGCCCGTAGATAGCTCTATCGCAGACACTGTATCTACAATCAAGTCTTGGTTGGGACATCGAGCTGTCATCCTCAACCACCCTCATGCTACGGCTCAATGACTGGAAGGAACGGCGGTGGAAGAAAGAGGAAGCATTCTCCCTGTTGGATCCTTCAAAATCATCATCTAACTCGACTATAGGGTCAGGCACCGGTGAAGGAGTGCGACAGTTGCCACTACTCCCTGGTAGACTATTCAGCGTTTCTCGAATAAGTGCCAGCCATTTCCTAGCAGGGCCATTATCCTCTGTGCCCAAAACATTACCAGCGTTTAAAGGGACAATTTCTTGAaaccttaaaataaaatttgcaaaCAACCCTTCATCAATACTAGGAAGCAGCAATCAACACAAATGCAAAAAGAAGACAATTTTCGACCGACTCAAACTCACCCAAGGACATAAACATCTGCTGGAGGTGAAGTGTGCAGCCACTCTTCAAGATTTAGATAACTAGGGGGTGATTTCCCAGCCACATTCCATGTTGCCACAAAGATTCTGATACATAAATATAAAGGCATTGTGCATAGTAAAGTGATAAGTGatgaaatacacaaacttaGAATTCAAAAACACACACCTAGAGTTATGCACATCTGTGAGCTGGGAGGCCTCAAGATCAATCTTACTTCTTCGGAGACGATCTGAGGTTCGTCTACCTGATCTCTCTACTAATCCAAATAGGAGAAAGTAAGCAAACACAAATCTCAAAACAAGAAaggaactttttttttaaatgcttGCAAAGATTAATAATGGCCAGTAATGATATATAGTGGTCCTAAAGGGAAAACCAGTTGTGTCTGAACCTGTTTTGCTTTTCTTGATAGTGCATGCCTCCTCCCTCTCTCTGAAATTGTTCCTCCATTCTTCATCAACGCCTGAAAAAGCAAAAATATACTTCAAAAAAAAAGGTTTTTGAAGTCATCAACTGTTGCAGCATATGGCCCACATTTGCACGAAACCAAAacataattctttatttttggaaaaaagGGATAGCTTGAATTGAATATAGGTAACTACATAGATATGATGCAGaatgtgaaaaaaaaagagCTCAGCAGACTGGAGATATCAGAAATCTCTGCAACAATCTAAAACTCATGTGCATAGCAAGCTGTGATTCAACACACCAATTGCACAGGGGCACCTTCTATTTAATCTTAAAAATGTCagagaaataaaaaagattCCATTTTTCCTTCTTCAGAGACCCAAATTAGATTTACCATGAACTCTTTTTACCTCCGGAAATGATGTCATCAGCGTGAAAATCCTCAGTTTTGCCCTTGATGTTGAGCCATTTCTTCACCAATGTCTTCGGCCATGAAAACTTAATATCAAGAAACagaaatttatagaaaaaataatcAGAAATGttgaaaaaataatcaatgCAGTAATGGTTTCTTCTTCAAAGATGCAAACCTTGCTTTTCTTGGAGTTCCCATTTCTCATTGTTTCCACCGATTCATATATGATTGAACACTTTCTCCACTCTCGGAATCAAAGAGGGTCTAAAAAAGATGGGATTTTTAGGTGAGAAAACTGAATAAAAATAATGCAGCAGTGGAAATCAGGGGCTCGTGCAAGTCAGTTTTTGGAAATCGAATTTTCAATTGAAGAATTTAAGAAGTTGGTTGTATTTTTCGAATCAGGGAgggagaaaaggaaatgaaggCAAAATCAAGAAAGTGAGGAGAGCAGTGAGATAGCGAGGGTTGTGAAtttaagtagtactactacacAATGATTTATAAAGAATGGGAGGTTGTATTGCAATTTATGTGTATTCTCTCCTCAAAAATCTCGTTGTGAGCACTGAGAAAAGTATCTAAATTTTCAAGAGAATAATGTGCAGAGATGGGAGAACAGGGGAGGTACCAAAAAAATTTGTTTTGaaaaacacatacacatatatacacacagTGAAAGGCCGTGagttaaatattaaaatataaaaatataatgatgaaaattcAGTTTGAAGAAGCAAGAAAAGGCCATTTGGGAAGGTTGGATTTAGTCACCTTTTTTTAACTTACAACTTTTCTTGAGAAACTAACCAAAGTTAAATATAGCTCAGCTCACATAcataaaatgttttatttaagtGGGAGAAAGAAAAATATGGACAGCATTTTTACAGATTGTGGAATGTTTTTGGGAGAAATTATGCATGCGAAAACAAGTCTAGATTATTGGGTTTTGGGTAATCTTGGAGTGGCTTTATTGGGTTTAGTTATGCATGGGGGCGTTGGCCATTTCTCAAAATATGGGTTTTTGGGTTCACAAATTTTCAAGAAAATTAATATAGTGAGGTTCTTACATCTATACACTTGTTTTCCTATATAGAATGTGACAATTCTTTGTAAACCAATTTGGAGTTAATTTTGGGTCAAACTAGGCTAGTGTCTTGGGATTCATAGGCAACTATGTCCTAATTTGAGAATTGTTGTTGGAATGATTCTATTTGCTACAAACCGATATATTGTTCTTAGtatatagtattaatttcatGAGTTAATGCAACTTCCTTTTTTTTGTGCTTTGGAATTACCTTATTCACAAAAGGGGAATTTGCATTCACAAAACTGGAAGGAAtgttttcttctattttatttttgaggTAATTAAGGTGTACATGTCTTAATTCTTTACTAATACGTGTGTAAATGTGGTAACGCGTAAAGAAGGGGAAATGAGAAAAAAAGTGGAAGGAAATTAAAGAGTTGACCTAAATCCCATCTCAGATctatttcaatttaaaactatgtttcctaacttttctttaaaaaaatattataattgttaattaattaagtacaaATCATAGGCTAAAATTATCTCAAAACGGAGCTCTAATGCATACTTATTGATCTCGTGAATACTAGAGGTGCGATTCGTTGGTAACTTTGCTAACTTATCaatgcaatgtattaaaaatgtcaacacgatgatatttaaatgtcaatataaacttagttgatattttaatacacagtgttgatattgatatttaaaatgtcaatgcagtatattaaaatgtctacacaaatttgtgttgacaatacactgcattgatgagttggcaagttaataatttaaaaaaaactagcaTTATAAGGCACTctaaaaaaatatacacttAGATGTACAACTTATCAGATATTAATATACACATCACATGCATTTATTTGGTGAGAAAATAGATACACAATTTGGTTGTTGGACTTGAAAATATCTCAAgatgatttttattatttttcattgaAATAGAGTTTAATGATTTCATCATAACATAAAGTAAGTAATGAATTTTGGCCTTTAAAAGAAGAGCACTTTTGCTTTGATATAGATAGGAAGATCTTGTTTAGGGCATTAGCCCTAGATTAGTCGACCCACAGCCCACGCGATCTCCTAGGGTTTTGATCAACAAATCCAAATTAAGTGAATTAATTAACGAGTTAAAACCGattaatttaattggattaagcCCTCTTAGACTTGGAGTATTGATTGACTAATCTAAAAACCCACATGACGCATGTGGGAGACTGTGTTTTGGTCCCAACCTTAGTCTTTGTTTCATATTTCCAAGGCTCTTtactcttcattttttttattatgttaattACTCCTAGATTACCAGGAAATCCACATAGACCTACTACTTCCATATACTCCAATTAAAATCCCTCTAATAACCGATGAATATCCTAttataaatattcctaaaaCGGTGAGCATTAAGTTTTATCGAAGTTTCAACCGACCATGGATAgtttatagtactactagtatataattATGAGTTTGTGTTATAGGTTCAGTTCGCAGAATGCATATTCtagattttatgaatttaattgcATATGTGCATATTATATATGTACACCTCTATATAGGAGTATACGaattataaaattgatagaAATTGTCTAGTTAGATAATGTATAGTAGCAATAATCAGTCAAGAATAAGGTCCAATGCTTCTTTCTTATATTACTTTGAAAGTGATAAAAGGGAGAAACCTTTGTGGCCTCCCATATCGCGCTTTTCTATCTAAGCAATAGACTAAGGTGTGTGTTATGTGCTAATTACTCCTTTGTTgcattttttgtttattaagtATAAATGTTGGTGATGCCGTGATGATGTTTAGCCAAAACATGATGCCATGATGATATAgagtttatattaattttaggACCACTTTTTTTTAAGTTACTAAATTTGAATATTGGTTCTTAGATGTGAATTTTAGACGATTTTGATTGCATTATATGACGACACTGCATATTTAACTAGGAGGTTAGGAGCATTTATATAAATTGTGTTGTGTTGAAGTATGATTAGCTATTGAGTAAAAATATGTTTTATTCAATGTTATGGTGAAATATACTTTAACTTATTGTTGtgtgaagtatatttctcttaTTAAAGATGcctataaaaattattaaaagagtataattaattttttgggTGTTGTAGTGCTTAGTTGTCAAGGAAGAATGTTATTAATTGCAGTCATGACAGCATCACTGTCGTTCTTTTCGACACTAACAGTTGTTTTCAACATTGTCGGTTCTTTCAACATCTATTGTATGTATTTCTAGTTTTGTCACCTATTCTTCAATTCGTTTTCTCCCATTACACATCTCTCCGGCAACTCCCGCTACAAATGTCAATTTCTTTTGGTGACGCCCACATCCAAAAATACCCAACAATTATCAATAATGACATGGGGCCAGGGGCGGAGCCAGGAATTTGGTTCAACaggggaaaaaataaatatattaaaaaattttgaaatttgaagtgGGACATTTAAAaaggaaagtaaaaaaattttaaaattaaataacaaattagtatacataaaataaattgagATGGGGCAATACACATTAAGTAGATAGATCCTCCCCTGTTGGGCCCCATCTTCCGAATTCTGGCCGCGCTACTAACTGTAGTACTTAAAATCACTGAATAAATCTCGAGTGTCCATTTTTATATCTTGTATTTCAAATTTGGTTTTAACTTTAACTATTAATAGAAGAGTGTGGGATATGTCACCCTCATGAACCTTGATAATGTATAGCTATATTCATaaagaattatactactattaacCAACACATATAAGAAAGTGTATATATAGATGATTTTACCAAAATATATACGTGTAATTAACATGCATGACTACTATATTACGAATTTAAATCTACAATGAATCCTGTATTTCAAACCTTGCTATGCAGATTTTGCCCCATGCGAAAAGCAAATAGTAGTATGAGGCAAACATGTAATAGTGCAAGTGGAAGCCATTTGACAAAAATGGACAATCTAAATATTACTATCAATTTgctcactttttattttttatttggctCATGACATCAGGTATTCCATTTCCATGATTTACTTCACTTATTAATACTTGAGAAGAATATTCCCTGATTTTATACACAGCATATCTTATAAATAGCATTAGAAGTTATAACAACTCACAAATGTAATATTTTCTGATTGATTTATAGGCTGCACATGAACATGATTTACTAAATTATTAtgtaatccctccgtcccatgttacacTCTTCCAtctcggctcgtcacaaactacttacactatttataatttaagttataattaatgtatttaataaatacgttagattaagttaagagcttctttattaagtgatgactcattacacttaaaattctaattaaatAACACTAAAAATCAGTCCCAAATTTAcgacctaaaatgaaaagtgcgagtaacatgggacggatggagtatttatcaGTAGAAGTGTAAACTTTTCCAAATCGGCGTCTCTGCAGACATAAATACACAGAAAACTCTAATACTCCTAGTAATATATAGTAATAGGACAACTGTAGCAGACAGCGAAATGCATATATTAAATAGCACAAGAAATCTGAAAATATATTCTGCATAGTTTTATAACCTTTCCTAAGTAAACCATCATCCAAAGCATAAGATTAATGTACATATCGTACCCATTGACTTTTAtttattccaaaaaaaatacacatatttatgCAACAGGAGCAGAGAATGGCATGGGCAGCTATTGCAACCTAGTTCATGCCAATGTAGTAAAACGAAAAAAAACACAATTCGTGTGGAGtattataatttttgaaaaaaagaagcaaaattAGATGAGAAGCTTTAAATTATGATGTGAAACTTTTCACCAAAGGGTGTAAAACTGaggttaaaaaaaattcacaatcaATTTCATTGACTTGGACTCTGCCTAAAAATCTCGTCACTGTCTTTCTTGCCTTCCCTTTTTTCCAAGTTCTCCTACATTTATTTCTAATCTATTGCACATCAAATCTCCTCACTCAATCATGTTTTCCCACTCCTTTTTTGATCCAAGGAAACACAATTGTGTTGCAAAAACTAGTTTGAgtgtaaaaatataaataaccatttttaaaatatttacgTAAATGTACACTTTGCTAAATGTACCAATAGTAGTAAAGATTTTCGACCATACTTTCAAGTTTCAAAATTGtccattaaattataaatatgctctttcaaTTACGTATATTATGGTCAATCTATgaaatttattctctctttctcaaCTTTCTTCCCATTCAGAAGAAGGTTTTGCtttaaatttacaaatttatcATATTACTAGGAAAGTTTGTTGGAATTATGTTTGGTCAAATAATTTTTGACTAATagtaaatgttacaagacatttaattttgtgaaattaaatgcaataacgtcgatctacgttccgagtagatgaccgtagtatattcattttctcaaatccgattcctgGTGAGTgacaaataatatattaaagttggtcacaataaagctagaaatgagctatgtgaaaagactaagggattaataaactaggtgttaattatcccgatgacttctttgatgaagtatttaatcagatgaattatcatgtgtaataattatcgtggaataagacgagtgacagagcccacacgcgcgcgccgccgccgcccgcgaCTCGTGTCCCGTGCACCGGGTGCCTTGTGTggtctttggagctggtcgttgagcgtggttcgagcctcgcttgttctttttagaccaccccaaactccacacTACCCCCGACGGGTCCTagtccacgtcatggtcccgctggaccccgacgcatgatgggagtcaaaaggtccccgctggaccccgacgcataacgggagacaaaaggtccccgatggaccccgacggtccatggtgtatcccgtcatgtagcatgtccaggtgcatCATGTCTCTTCAGCTtccactggctagtgcaccagtcaataacccccggcggttacagtcaagccatcatggcacacataatggttgttgactccatcaatgccctgcaggtggacttggcctataaataggcatgcatccattgcattcaagGACATAACATACACAAGCATCTTGCATTCACGctatctccctctctgcataatcttccctgtcgaagctctgcccccgcctcactcccgttcgtcggagctctattgctagcggtgctgctacttcagagaccaAGCCGTTTTATTTTTGGGGACGACACACCAAACCGAAACCACTACCGGGacatatctcgtcttgcggaaagaggactcctcgactcggcttaccactttccataaGTTTTCCGTGTAATATTGTTCAgttattttccgtgtaatttcctTGTTTTATTTTCCATTATAATTTCGCCCGGCAAGATTTGTatatctcatttctacaacaaaGTTATATTCAAACATATTGACAAATGACATTTTGaagaattgatttttttataaatgccATCAACAGTCTTATTTGTTAGATATATTCAACTTGTGTACATCTCTACTTGTAAATGGCCGTACGTAAGATATAgtctttaaataattatataagtatatcgaaataaaataaacacGAATGATTAATGTCCATATGCCAGTAGAAACAGACTTGCTAGTTGTTTTGATCAAATAATGAACTATCTATTTTAAAAAGTGAAAAGAAAATGATATTAATGAAATACTAAGAGGTGGGAAGCAAGTTGTACAAGATTTTGAGAGACCATGTCTTCTCTAAGTTTTCCTAaatcgtttttttttttctggtgaAATGGTTCTTCCACCCAACAAGACCAAATATTAGTTACTTATggttaataaatattttaagtaTTGTTCAAAATATGCAACCACCCTCACTATACATTCCATGTGCTTAGATAATGAATATGGAAGGCAAGGAAGAAATATGGGGGCAATAGTGATTCAACTGCAAAGCTCTACCAAAAAAGTGTAACAAAACAGCATAAAACCAAACTTTAATCTACTATCGACCACAATTAATAAACATCAAATGAAGGATACAAATCTACAAGAGGTGAAGATTTCAGTACAAAGGAACATGTAATACTGACATATACGACGAACAGTTTAAGGCTGTGTCGATTGCTTAACATTCTGATTGGCCAAAATTGTCAGAGACAGTAAACAGAGCATTGTTTAGAATTGGATTGATCTCATATTTCTCTAGTAAGAAAAGCCAAACACATGCTACAATCTAAATGAAAGATGAACTGAACTTAAGAGACAAATAGACACTGTTGATTTGGGGGTTTTCTAGCAAGGAAAAACATGTTCCACTATCGACATGTCGCTTAGTTCTCTAGAAATTGGATCGTAACACTAGCGAAACAGAATTACAACCAACAAGTTACAGCAGGACAAGATTTACCATTAGAAAGAAATGGACTTGATATCAAAATAGCAATTGCTATATAGAGCAAACAATTAATCGACAGCTCCTATGTTTGGTTCTGTTCAACTAGTTTCCAGACTTGGTGAAACATGGAAATTTATTAGGAGCCTAGTGCAACAAGGGGCCGGGGTCCCCGAACACATACAAACTCGCAGAGGAACGAAAACTAAGTATCTCTCAATACCAATTGTTTTAGTCAATGAGAATTCTCTATTCTCTAAATTGGAGTACAACACATGCTTGTTGAGCTGATTAACCAATTATTTTGAATAGCAATACTCACAAACAAGGAATCAAGAATCAACAGCAAGCAAATTGAATGAATCAAACAAACCCCCAACATATGAATCAAGTAAAATTGGGTCGATTAAGCAAATTAACTTCATAAACAAGAAATCCCTAAATCAATCAAACCCTAATTATGGAAAACTTATCGTAACATCTCCTGGCCAACCTGACACAGTCCAACCAATGCAAAACCTGCGCATTCGGATCGGTCTCCAAAGCAACATCGGAAACCGTAATCTGGACGGTTCCTCTGTAGCCGGTGATTCTGCCGCGCACCCTGACGACGACACCGAGCTGGATCTCGGAGGCGAAGTGGAGCGCCGATCGGGCAATTGATCGAACAGATGATGGGCTCCTCCTGGAGAAGTAAGAGGAGGTGAGTTGGTTGAGCCAAAGGACACAGGGGATGCAGCCGGTGCCGTCATCGATGGTGAAGCGGAGGAATTTACCGGGCTTGAGCTCCCGAGTGACCACCACTCCGATCGACTCGGCGCGCGAGAGGCGCAGGCCCTTGCGTTGGAAGCAGGAGGGATCTGATCGGGTGGgggtaagagagagaaaatcaaAGGCTAGAAGCTTCACGTGGGTGTTGTACAGATCCATGGCTCAATCCAAACTCACTCAGCTGAAGAAGTTAACGTTTTTTGCGCGGGAATTTCAGCTTATTAAAACGTTGTTACGAATAATACTAATgctaatttaaataattcaatcTCAGTAGTAACcattaagttttaatttttcttaattattacaaaatgatatttttatacTACTCAAAAAGATGTTGTTTagttaaaataacaaaaaattcatcagaataatatttgtattttattcaaTCAACGTTATTTTGAACAATACTAAAATATATTTGCATACTATTGagacaattgaaaaaataaaatttaacttcctaatttattattctattttcaatttattgaGATTAGTGATACAATCTTTTCCACATCAAATTTAGTTGAAACTTAATCAAATGAAAAACatctataaatgaaattttttttctcatataaAACTTTTAATTCATTAACATTATAAGTACTACTATTATACAATAGTTCtattttttgctaaaattaTTATCATTTCTCGACGATAAGTTAAAACTTTTTATAGACTACCaataaattgatttaattactagGAGTATTTGATTTGTTAATGAAAGTTTACCAAGAAAAATAGGATGAAGCATCACTTTCCCCAAAACAATGCATCATTATTCCCATATTATGTGAACTTACAAATAATGATGAATGAGCCAATTCACCCAGAAAGAACAACCGCGGGTGGAAATGAATGGCATTTCACTTAAACCTTGATTAGTTCAAGACTATTGCACACGAACAATGTTAAGAAACCGGGCTGCGGCCTCATGGGCCTCGACCAGTTCTAATACGAAAGCAAAAAGCTAGGTCGCGGCCTCAGTGGCCACGACTAGTTCTAATACAAAAGCAACCACTTGCCTCATCGTCCAGTATCATCCCACCACCTTTGCTCGTCTCCACTACTTCCAACATCCTCACAACCTCGTCCATCTCAGGCCGATTCTCAGGCT
This genomic interval from Salvia splendens isolate huo1 chromosome 13, SspV2, whole genome shotgun sequence contains the following:
- the LOC121761747 gene encoding type I inositol polyphosphate 5-phosphatase 4-like isoform X5, which translates into the protein MTSFPEVKRVHGVDEEWRNNFREREEACTIKKSKTVERSGRRTSDRLRRSKIDLEASQLTDVHNSRIFVATWNVAGKSPPSYLNLEEWLHTSPPADVYVLGFQEIVPLNAGNVLGTEDNGPARKWLALIRETLNSLPGSSGNCRTPSPVPDPIVELDDDFEGSNRENASSFFHRRSFQSLSRSMRVVEDDSSMSQPRLDCRYSVCDRAIYGRSRPSDYSYNSNGRWDCSSDDDNNGLSESHCTYSSPVPYNGSASMEDRDRGPVQSRYCLVASKQMVGIFLTVWVKRDLRDAVRNLKVSCVGRGLMGYLGNKGSISISLSLHQTSFCFICSHLTSGEKDGDELRRNSDVMEILRKTRFPRVHGIGDENSPQTILEHDRIIWLGDLNYRIALSYRCAKALVEMRNWRVLLDNDQLCVEQRHGRVFTGWNEGRIYFPPTYKYSNNSDRYAGEDMHPKEKRRTPAWCDRILWHGRGLQQLSYVRGESRFSDHRPVYSIFIAEVESINRNRIKKNMAYSSARVEVEEMLPYAHGYQI
- the LOC121761747 gene encoding type I inositol polyphosphate 5-phosphatase 4-like isoform X6, translated to MTSFPEVKRVHGVDEEWRNNFREREEACTIKKSKTERSGRRTSDRLRRSKIDLEASQLTDVHNSRIFVATWNVAGKSPPSYLNLEEWLHTSPPADVYVLGFQEIVPLNAGNVLGTEDNGPARKWLALIRETLNSLPGSSGNCRTPSPVPDPIVELDDDFEGSNRENASSFFHRRSFQSLSRSMRVVEDDSSMSQPRLDCRYSVCDRAIYGRSRPSDYSYNSNGRWDCSSDDDNNGLSESHCTYSSPVPYNGSASMEDRDRGPVQSRYCLVASKQMVGIFLTVWVKRDLRDAVRNLKVSCVGRGLMGYLGNKGSISISLSLHQTSFCFICSHLTSGEKDGDELRRNSDVMEILRKTRFPRVHGIGDENSPQTILEHDRIIWLGDLNYRIALSYRCAKALVEMRNWRVLLDNDQLCVEQRHGRVFTGWNEGRIYFPPTYKYSNNSDRYAGEDMHPKEKRRTPAWCDRILWHGRGLQQLSYVRGESRFSDHRPVYSIFIAEVESINRNRIKKNMAYSSARVEVEEMLPYAHGYQI
- the LOC121761747 gene encoding type I inositol polyphosphate 5-phosphatase 4-like isoform X2, with product MRNGNSKKSKFSWPKTLVKKWLNIKGKTEDFHADDIISGGVDEEWRNNFREREEACTIKKSKTERSGRRTSDRLRRSKIDLEASQLTDVHNSRIFVATWNVAGKSPPSYLNLEEWLHTSPPADVYVLGFQEIVPLNAGNVLGTEDNGPARKWLALIRETLNSLPGSSGNCRTPSPVPDPIVELDDDFEGSNRENASSFFHRRSFQSLSRSMRVVEDDSSMSQPRLDCRYSVCDRAIYGRSRPSDYSYNSNGRWDCSSDDDNNGLSESHCTYSSPVPYNGSASMEDRDRGPVQSRYCLVASKQMVGIFLTVWVKRDLRDAVRNLKVSCVGRGLMGYLGNKGSISISLSLHQTSFCFICSHLTSGEKDGDELRRNSDVMEILRKTRFPRVHGIGDENSPQTILEHDRIIWLGDLNYRIALSYRCAKALVEMRNWRVLLDNDQLCVEQRHGRVFTGWNEGRIYFPPTYKYSNNSDRYAGEDMHPKEKRRTPAWCDRILWHGRGLQQLSYVRGESRFSDHRPVYSIFIAEVESINRNRIKKNMAYSSARVEVEEMLPYAHGYQI
- the LOC121761747 gene encoding type I inositol polyphosphate 5-phosphatase 4-like isoform X1, encoding MRNGNSKKSKFSWPKTLVKKWLNIKGKTEDFHADDIISGGVDEEWRNNFREREEACTIKKSKTVERSGRRTSDRLRRSKIDLEASQLTDVHNSRIFVATWNVAGKSPPSYLNLEEWLHTSPPADVYVLGFQEIVPLNAGNVLGTEDNGPARKWLALIRETLNSLPGSSGNCRTPSPVPDPIVELDDDFEGSNRENASSFFHRRSFQSLSRSMRVVEDDSSMSQPRLDCRYSVCDRAIYGRSRPSDYSYNSNGRWDCSSDDDNNGLSESHCTYSSPVPYNGSASMEDRDRGPVQSRYCLVASKQMVGIFLTVWVKRDLRDAVRNLKVSCVGRGLMGYLGNKGSISISLSLHQTSFCFICSHLTSGEKDGDELRRNSDVMEILRKTRFPRVHGIGDENSPQTILEHDRIIWLGDLNYRIALSYRCAKALVEMRNWRVLLDNDQLCVEQRHGRVFTGWNEGRIYFPPTYKYSNNSDRYAGEDMHPKEKRRTPAWCDRILWHGRGLQQLSYVRGESRFSDHRPVYSIFIAEVESINRNRIKKNMAYSSARVEVEEMLPYAHGYQI